The DNA window GGAGGCGAGGGGTGAGGGTGGCTCAGGGGGGACTCCTGCAGGGTCCTGAGGTGAGGAGCCCTGCTCGAGGTCAGTGCCTGCTGGACGGGACCCCAGCGGGGGCTCCTGTGGGCCGGCAGGGGTCACCCACGGTGGGGCAGCTGCAGGCAAGGGGTCCCTGGACGGGAGTAAGTGCGGAAGGGGAGGACGCGGGACTGGAAGGTCTGGGGGAAGAAGGAGCAGCCTGGCCAGAGGCTGAAACCTGGGGAGCCCAGAACACATCCGGGAATCCAGGCGAGCACTGGGGCGGGAAGCGTGTCCCTGAGTCCGGAGACAGGCACACGAGCCCCGACGGCTGAACCCTGCAGGCCGCGGCTGGCTCGGCCTCCCTCAGGTGGCACCGACCACTGACGCTCCCCCCTCGCTTGCTGGAAACCTCCCGGGACACACAAGGACTGAAGGATGAGGCAGGAGTGAGGTACCCGAGGGGGCTGCCTGGaccagcaggggtgaggggtgcagaggagcaggagagagacaccGAAAGGCAGAAGCAAGTGGGATGTGCCTGCCAGCTTCCTGGATGGGTGACGGTGGCAGAAGGTGGCCTAAACATGGGGGACAGAGCCCAGAACCCTCACCCAGGGGGACCTGAGCCCCAGGagtcccctcccctctgacaGGATGCACTCACCGTGGGCACAGACGTCCCCAAGGTCCCGGGTGGCAGTTTTCCGGTCCCCCGGGTTGCTGACCACACAGGTGATGCGGGGGCTGGGCTGGCTCAGGGGCAGCTTCAGAGCCACGGTCCAGGGGTTGGGGGCCGGTCCCGGGACCCCTCTCTGCTCCAGCTCCCTGGGGAGGCCCTTGCTCTCCCAGGACACATTCACGTCCTCTCTGGGTCCTGGGGCGTGGCACTCCAGGGTGATATTGCACCAGTCTGGTGTGACAGATGGAGTCTCGGCCAGGATCTGGGGCCGGGGCACGGGCTCTGGGGCCCGAGGGACAAGAGGACACAGGGTCACGTGAGTGGGGAGCATCACGCCTCTTGCTCTCTTGGGCAAAATCTCACTTCGCCCTGGCATCCTCCCCCAAGGATGGTGAATCCACTTTCCAGATAAGACAGACTTGACCCAAATATACAGTGAGTGGCTCTGAGGACGGGAGCCACTGCGTAAAGCCTCAGGCGTGATCTCAGCTCTGCCTCGACTTGTGGTGAACACACTGCGTCTAGTTTCAAGGGAGAAGCCAGAACCTCAGGTCTGGGGTCTGGAAGGGGTCCTGCGAGGGGGGCCAGGGACACTCCCAGGGACAAAATAAGTGGGTATTTATGGATTGGAGGAGGAGCCACCACCTACCGTAGACAGTGAGGTGGAAATACCAGTTcgtttctcttcctcctgttaACGAGACTCGAGCCCAGTACTGCCCACTGTCCTCAAGGGTCAGGTTGTCAATCCTCAGGGTCGTGGTGTTGAGCACATGGACCCTCTTCTCGAACTTGTCCTGGAAGTTGACCCATTTTGGAACATCTTCCCCAGGAGACACATGCAGGATGATCGTGTCATGTGACTCAGATTTAATGCCCCAAGAAATCTTCTCCAGCGTGACTCCTGGAAGTGATTCTGGACTTCGGGTCACATAAAACGACACAGAACCTCCTTGAGTTCCCGTCAGGGAAACCACGTTTCCAGAATCCTTCACTTGAGATCCATGAGTTCCAGAACCGTTGACCACAGTGCTGAAGGCGGCTAGGGCATTGGAAACAGACACGGTGAGTGTTTTGTCATTGAGAATAAGGAGAAAACCCTAGAACCCATGGCGCTCATGAAATCTGCCCAGTAGACTCCCTTGACTCTGGGAGGCGGGACCGAGCAAGAATTTGGAGTCATGCTGGAATCAGGTCCTGGTCCTCGTGGGGCGTCCCCTTGAACGCGGTCCTGACCTGCTGTCCCGCAGTGTCCTCGCCGCCTAACTCTGAGAGTCTGGACGTGACGACATCACGGATCGAGAGCCCCGAGCACATCTGGGCCGATGCCAAGTGCCCAGCCTAGGAGGCAGCTTCCACCGGGGCTGCCCACACGCTGTGGGAGCCCCGGCCCTGGAGTGGGGGCCGCGCCCTGTGACTTGCTCTGGAGCAGAGTGGCCCAAGGTCAGGCTCAGGGAGGCTGTGCTACGGGAACCCGCACTCCAGTCGCTCAGGGGCTGAGACAAGGGGAGATTCTGAGACTGAGGGGGCTCCTGTCACACAAGGTAGAGGCATCACGCCCTGGTGGCTGCACCCCTCGGGGCCACAGCAGGGAAGGCACACAGGGGAATCGCCCGTGGGGGTTTCTCTCCCTCCAGAAGCGGCGTGATCTCTGCTCATGGGTTTGGCCACCTAGTCACAGGGCCCTGGCTACCTACCCAGAACTGGAAAATGTGGGAGAAGATATGATGGGTAGGTGAGCTCTGCTGTGCCTACCACGAAGACCACGCTTCCCCAGCTGATCCCCGAGACACCCTCAATGTCCTTCCTCAGTCACCTCTCACAGAGCTGTGACCAGAAGGCAAGGCCTCCGGGCCGCCCCTCCAGACCCCAAAATGCCCCATGCGGCACAGCCCAGGGGACCTGATACCCTGGGTCCTTCTGGAGACCGCGATAGGAAAGAAGGGGACAGGCAAAGAACGACCTTGTCCTGAAAGGAAGACCCATGTGTCCCCTGCAGCAGGGCAGGACCGCCTGGGGGACCGCTGCCTGCCAGGGCTCCAGACGCCTCTCCAGGTCTGTGAGCTGTCCTCACCCGGGGCCTGCCTCCTGGCTGTGCTCACATCGTTCCTGGCTCTCCCAGGAAGCAGAGAACCCAGAGAAGGGCTCAGGCCAGTATTGCTTGTAGAAGATTCCAGATCCTTCTACGCAATGATGTCCTCACTAACTCCCTCATTCCGACAGCAGGCGGCTGCGTCCCGCCTGACGCTGCCCGGCCCAGACGGCAGGTCCCTGTCCCCACGTGCCAGCTGCTGCGTCCCATTGCGGTTTGCATCTGCTTGTGTCCTTGGCTTGTTGTGTCTCATTACTTTAGAGGAGCCGCCGCACCTGTCATAAGAGAATCAGCCTGTTTTCTAACACACATAACTTAACTCTTCTCCAACGTGCACGTCACCTCTGTCTGTGGCCTCTGGACCCGCTCTCACCGTCAAGAAGCTGGATGTATCCGTTACTTGTAAGGCTTATTGGTTTTACGTCTTGCAGAAAAACATCGGCCCCCCAGCAAAAGTGTGCTTTGAACTCGGTCTGCATGCCTCCTAGAACTTTTGCGGTCGCAGTGTTGATGTGTGAATGTGACCGGAAGGGACTGTGCTTGGGTCTCAGACCAGGAGGTCCCTTGCAGCAGGGCGGTGAGGACCGGGGGAGGGTCCGGGAGGCGGGAGTCCTCCGTCTCTGCAGTCTGTGGCCTCGGGTAGTCATGTaacctccctgccttctccttgAGTCTCTGATGCAGAGACAATGACCGTGCTCCCCTCAGGGAACCGTTGCCAGGGTGTCAGAAGGCGAGAGCTTTCCCTTAGGCATGAGCTGGTCCCATCAGGATGATGCTTGCTCCTGGCAAGCACAACTGGGGTCCGCCCCGAACTTCCCAGGTCCCGGATGGAGCCCTGTGCTCCCCACCAGCTGCCCTCTCGGGGTCTCCTCCCGGGATCAGGGACGGGCTCCCGGGAGACAGACACCCATGGTGCCGCCCCACAGGCGGCCACGGGAGCCAAAGTCCCCCCGGGCCTTCCGCTCAGAGCCATGAAGCTCAGAGCCATATCCACGGCAGCTGGTTTCCATGGTCCCTGTCAAGTCCACGCAGCAGGAAACTGAACACACCTGTGCAGCGGGGGGCAGCGTCCTAGAGACGACAGAGGGCCGGGTACTGTGGCTCCACATGGTGGGggcatctccccatttctctccacTGGGCTGCTGCCCATGGAGCcggcttccctctcccccagcccagggcttcCCCTGCAGGGAGCTGCCTgcacctctccccctgccctacCCTGCCCTGCGCAGGGGCTCACTCTCAGCGGCTCCCAGCAGTCCTGGGCTCTCACGCCCCAGCTCTTCTCCTGGCAAAGGGCACCCCGGTACCCGTCCGCCTGGGGCAGGGCAAGACCTCGGGCACCTGCTGGCAAGGAGGgcaccagggagggaggaggctcaGCCCTCAGGCTGCAGGGGAGGGCCTGCCCCCCAGGCTGGATGGTGAGCCTGGGCTTCAGGAGGCTGGAAGCCGACTCAAGCTGGGAGGAAGGCAGTGAGAGCTCTCAGATCAGCAGAAGGTGCTGAtcccagagaggaaggacagaaggacagagagacagacggcCAGGGACACAGGTGGCTGTGATCCAGAGAGCCAGGCtttatttaaagaagataaaattcaacattcaacagtgaacttaaaattttccatttcctcccttccttccttcctccttcctccttctttctaccttttttctttctttctttcctacataATTTTCCAATCCAGATGTTTACAGAGAAACTCTATGTAATTTCACGTATTTCCCCAGTCAATtaaattgaaagaaagagaaagcctaCGTTTTTTTATTGACAAAGTTATTTGGATAACAGGGACGTCAAAGCCTTATAAGCCAAGCTCATGTCTAATGAGAAACGCCCTGTTTACAGATGCCCCGGAGTCGGGAATTTCCTAGAAcccctgcacccccctcccccagagaggcCAGGGCACTCAAGCAAAAATTGCAGGAAATGAAATTCCCGGGGAATCCACGGCTCTCCAGACCTCGgtcttgtcctttgtttttatttcgtCTGTTTCACGAAGGCGGATGGTCTCGGGGGAAGTGCTAACGGGAGTATCTGGGTTTCCTCAGGACAGTCTTTCAGTTCCCTTTTGGGGACCTGCTGCTTCCCTTCCCATCACCCCGTTCACCCTGTCCCAGGGCCCTGATTATCAGTGCCCTCTGTTCCATCCACACCCTTCCAGCAAGTGGGCGCAGACACCCTTAAATTCCGGAAGCCGCCCTCCCTTCCTGGTTCCTTGTGTCCGTGCCCTCCTGTCGCCCCAGAAGCGGGACCAGCGTCCTCCAGCTCCGACCGGGACCCTGGGTCGGCCCCCTGCTCCCCTCACAGCAGCAGAGGCAGCCTCTCCCCTGTGGCAGGCGGGTCCCGGCTCAGAGCCAGATGCCCCCCGCGTGCTCCCTGACAGAGTTGGTATTTCGGGCCGTTCCCCACAGACATCAGACACACGGGacccccgcctccctgccccgC is part of the Felis catus isolate Fca126 chromosome F1, F.catus_Fca126_mat1.0, whole genome shotgun sequence genome and encodes:
- the LOC105259618 gene encoding SLAM family member 9-like isoform X1, whose product is MGAHSEDPHLCRASRLLGFSSLVLTAFSTVVNGSGTHGSQVKDSGNVVSLTGTQGGSVSFYVTRSPESLPGVTLEKISWGIKSESHDTIILHVSPGEDVPKWVNFQDKFEKRVHVLNTTTLRIDNLTLEDSGQYWARVSLTGGRETNWYFHLTVYEPVPRPQILAETPSVTPDWCNITLECHAPGPREDVNVSWESKGLPRELEQRGVPGPAPNPWTVALKLPLSQPSPRITCVVSNPGDRKTATRDLGDVCAHGPHGPDGSAHLPAILGALVVVLLILGAGLYLLCSRRRKQSLEPGRGSQEEHRDCFGGVRYAGKMSRDHRKQGSGEPHLEQETPLTTVYSEVRHPGQVLRVI
- the LOC105259618 gene encoding SLAM family member 9-like isoform X2; this encodes MGAHSEDPHLCRASRLLGFSSLVLTAFSTVVNGSGTHGSQVKDSGNVVSLTGTQGGSVSFYVTRSPESLPGVTLEKISWGIKSESHDTIILHVSPGEDVPKWVNFQDKFEKRVHVLNTTTLRIDNLTLEDSGQYWARVSLTGGRETNWYFHLTVYEPVPRPQILAETPSVTPDWCNITLECHAPGPREDVNVSWESKGLPRELEQRGVPGPAPNPWTVALKLPLSQPSPRITCVVSNPGDRKTATRDLGDVCAHGPHGPDGSAHLPAILGALVVVLLILGAGLYLLCSRRRKQSLEPGRGRVAGRAQGLFWWRPLCREDVPRPQEAGFGGTTSRTGDTAHDSLQ
- the LOC105259618 gene encoding SLAM family member 9-like isoform X3 translates to MGAHSEDPHLCRASRLLGFSSLVLTAFSTVVNGSGTHGSQVKDSGNVVSLTGTQGGSVSFYVTRSPESLPGVTLEKISWGIKSESHDTIILHVSPGEDVPKWVNFQDKFEKRVHVLNTTTLRIDNLTLEDSGQYWARVSLTGGRETNWYFHLTVYEPVPRPQILAETPSVTPDWCNITLECHAPGPREDVNVSWESKGLPRELEQRGVPGPAPNPWTVALKLPLSQPSPRITCVVSNPGDRKTATRDLGDVCAHGPHGPDGSAHLPAILGALVVVLLILGAGLYLLCSRRRKQSLEPGRGFGGTTSRTGDTAHDSLQ